From the Kwoniella dendrophila CBS 6074 chromosome 8, complete sequence genome, the window GCTCTGATCGTAATTATAAATAGAACACACAGAGGAAAATGAAGATCCTCTTCTTTACATAGATAATGTATTAACTCCTATCAAGTTTGATCACATCTTGATACTCTGTACCAAGCACAGGTCTGTAGTAAGGATTCTCTTTTGAAACAAAAACTACTGATATGTTTAAACGCTCCGGGCGAAAGGCTATAATTTAGGGTTACTCCTACTGAACTTACTGCATACCTCTCATGTAACGTTAGTCTATAAGTATGAACGAAAGGTTACATAGCAAAATTGAGGAACGACACTAGTTTGTGAGATTATCTTAGTGGAGTGTGAGTATAGGAGTCATGTCAAAACCGATTAAATTCAGGGTTCTTCTCGGggcgatgatgatgataacagCCAGATGCTCTAACTCGATTACTGTAAATGATTTGCCGTAATATCTATTCATTCATCAATCTTAGCTTCATGAGTACTCCGGAGGCTATTCTgcatctttctcttcaagcATTCTACTACGCGATCGAGACATAAGGTTACCTCAGAGATTGCTTTCTTCGTATTAATTGGGAATACTACGACTGAATCCTGTCTTTATGATCGTAATAAATCCGTCCGAATCCCTTTAGGTCTTCGGGAAAGTTTATTTTGAGTACTGTGGATATTACTCTGTATGTATAGGGGTAGGTGTATAAATATACCTTGATGAACTAATCTTATTAGCTGGGCATGAACTGAGTCGGGCTTACGTTTATCAGTTGGTCAAGGATTGTTGTGGGTCTTGGCATTCGCCCAGGCAGTCAGTCCCAGTCAACTAGCCTATTCTAGCCCAATTTGTTCGCAAAGCAGTTCAGCAAAAACCTATATGCAAGCATAATTGTTGAAATTCAATTGTAGTTGCGACGCATTGCAATATAGTATCGTCAAGTATGGACAATATGCAACGATTTGACATACTCGTATCGTAATGGCAATTCAGTACAAAGTATTATTACAACAAATCATCTAACTTGTTCAACCCACTCAATCCACTCTTACTCCTTAACCCCTCATCATCCCTTAAGTACTTTATGATATTCTCTACAAAATCCCTTTGTGAGGTATACAATTTTTTActatattgattgaattttctcttcttctttccgTTCATAGTAATATCACTATTATAATCCTCTAATAACACTGATTTAGATAGTAAACTTTCAAACTCATCTAACAAGTTTAAAACTAGATATTCCGTTGAATGTGTAGGGTAAATTGATGAATGTAATAATAACGATTCTTTAATTATCTGAGATATCAGAAACGATGAAGGTGGCGGAGTTGTTGATGGCGAATTCGATATATAACTTGTTAACCAATTCGTATCAATCAATGTTTCTAATAAACAATTTTGACATCTGTCGCTTTGTCTCAAGTTGTTAAACGTCAATAATATAGGTATAAAACCTACCAAATTGctaggtgttgaaggtattgatgataaacTAGCAATATTACTGATTTCACTCATAATCAATTCTAGTGTTTTCGAACCACCTCTTAACGATAATTCCCTACTCAATGAATCTAATAAAGACCGTTCCCAACCTGTAGGTAGAGACTCAATTGAAGGAGTATCTCTGATCATTCGTATAGTATCTGTCAAATTTGCGTTGGGATTTGAAGTGAATAAAGAGATATTGTTTCCATTGGGTATTGCTGGTACTGGCTGTGATAGACTATGGATTGTAGTTGTCAAACCTGAATTTTCGATAGATTGAACATTGAAACCAGTGATAGAATCAAGTTTAGCTTTGacaccttcaatatcaaaatttgatgattcaaatACAGGTTTTAAATCGTTTGAATTGAGTAGATTTTTTAGTGGTTTAAGGTTTACACGTATCAAGGATTCGGGACATGAATGacctaaaatcaaatcttgtAGTACTATTAGGTGAATCGCTGATAATAAGCTGTATATCAAAGAGATTTCAATGATTAGCGCTTATCGTGGACCTCAACACTGATATTTCGCAAAACAAGTATCGACTTACCCCTGCCTTGTAATTTCTTTACATAACCAGAAAACTACACCACCCAAACACCAACTTAATAAAGGTTGTGAAAAGTATGATAAACCACTATGTAAAgtatctaaatcaatttgatttgCTATGACAGCTAAGATAGCTTGTTCAATTAAAGTCGCAgatattgtatataaatCTTGCGGTGATGTTGCTAATAATATAGCATCTTCAATACCATCTGAACCGAACTGtatttcaattcaatcattcaTGATGCTCAGCTTCTCCCGCTGATTTATAAATATTTTTGATAGTTTGAGATTGTGAATATAagaaaaacttacaataGCTTTTACCCAACCATTCATACActctttttgcttttctgGTAAATTATTATAGTTCTCTGTACGTCTAGCATCTTCAAgtaaaggaggtaaaggtagcTGAAAAAGTAAATAAAAATGAGATTATTCAGCTTTAACTGATTCATGTTTTTCGATAAGTTGAATAAGCTCACATGATAATGGTTAACAAACGATTCAACTAGAgcaacaccttcaccaaatcTAGTCAAACTATTTTGTGGATCATCATTTCTACTTTGttcatctacacctaaattcaataattgacTTATCATTATATCTAATATATCTAAAGGATTTATGTGTAACTGTAGTATATTCAATAAGCCAGGTAGTGAAGATATATAATTGAATAGATTTTCAGGTGGTTGCGAAGCAGGACAAGACCTTATAATTTGTATTAAATCATTACTAAACGTTAGAGATGCTCCAAATGAATATTGTATGGTATGTACTAAAGGCGGTAAATGTGAGTGTGATTCGAATGATAGACGGTTCTTgatcgaaaaaaaaaaggtatatcagtTTATACTGCGATAAGAACAGGTAATAGACATAACTCACAATCAACGATTCACCAGGTGTAAATGCATGAATATTGATCCCTGGACCTACGGTACTAGCTTCTTCACGAGTCAATATCCCTAGCTGGACAAATTTTGATATCAAAGTTTCCTGTAGTGGTAGAAGATTCCTGAAGAAATTATAACTTGTTAGTCTGTATAGTTCTTCGTTATCACAGTGAGTAGGAGATTCCGTACGTACCACCCTTCTAGAGGAGTAAATGTGctaccttcatcttcattctcagCATGCTGTGTCAGAGTATTGTACTTCTGAGTCAGTTGTTCGGAAAATGTTTGCATGGATGGTAAAAGTAATTGGAAGACTGAGGATAAGGGAGTGACAATGTCGTTCTAGTACAACCAACCAAAAAATCAGCACATTTCATCCCGCTCGACGTTGCTACTACCTCGGTTGATCTAAATTATTGAAGTAAAGCTTCATCCTCAACTCActggaaaaggtgaaacttcTTCAGAATGGGTTTTCCACCAACTGACCAGTTCGCATATCTGTTCAATTAGAATTCCCCAGTTTTCAGCTGCATCTGAACTGTCCACATTTGACTGTATTAAATTTTGTATCGAAATTTCTAATAACACTTTTAAAAGTTCATCCGAGTCGTAAGTGAACTCTTTGCCAACTTTCAATACTGTAATCCAAATCCCTTTCAATGAATTCCCTTGTCCATGCTTGTGCTGGctatcttcacctcttaaAAGCTTCGTTGACCTTTTAGCCCATTCGATAAATAATGTTAATCCCTGttttaaaggtaatttattaTATCCAATTTGGGTTATATTTGGCCGATTTGATGAAGTTTGCATTTGAatattattaccattaccattaacatcttgatctatcTGTTGTGATTGTATTTGTGTTTGTGTTTGTTGTAAGGAATTAAGTGAATCTTGATTATCTAAATCAGTCATTAAACCGCTTAAATTATTTCTTAAATGTAATGAaatttcttcaggtaaactTGATAATAATTGTCCAACTTCCAATCCAACATCTAACGAAGGTGATGGATAAGTTGATAGTATAGATACGATTTTACTCAGATACGTGATCAGAGATCCTATCATTGGTATAGAAGTTGACGTTGATTGTGAATTACTTGAACATAATCGTAAAAGAGGAAGTATCAAGAATGATGTGGATATCTGACGTTGATCTACATTTGAAGCTGAGTTCGAAGCTGAACCTGAGCCTGAAGCTGATGTACCTACATCAGGTATTTGAGACGTAATGTTCATCTTAGAAGGagctgataataatgatgggATAGGTTCATCTAGACCCGTCAAATTAGTTGACAGTATGttgaatatagatattaTTGACGTTATAGATGGTAATCCATGATCATGTATATAGAATAATATACGAATGAATATCGTTCTTGAAGTGATCAAATTCGAGTTGAGTAATTGAGAAAGGTATGATAGTATTAATGAAGGCGGAGAAGGTAAAAGGTATGGTAAAATAGCACCTAATTTTTGTGCAATTTTAGCCTATGTAATTTGGTAGGGTTGAAGTTCAATGATATACATACCAGCTATTACATCTTGAATATCTTCATTGCTATTAAGACTGTTGATTCTTGTCtggatgattttgataagCTATCAAATACAATTATCAGTATAACCATTTATACAATGCCTGAAGTCGCAAACTATTGACTAACCTTCTTTGGAGGAAGAGCTCGAGCATAAGCCTTTCCTATGAGTTCAGAAACAGTCAAATCTTCATAGGTCATTATGGCTAGCTCTCTTCTTCACGCCAGAATTCTCAGTTCTTTCGAGTATAGCTGTCGTCTGAAGAGATGTTGCTCTTTTACTGCTTTATATGAGGGCATATAAGCTCTTATAGAGGTCTTCTTGTAATGTTGACAACTTTCATCGAAATTGGATTTACCCCGCATCCCAAGTAGAAGGCGGAGATCGCCGTATAACTGAGCCGAGATTATCCAGCGTGAATCTTAGCTTTGAtgctacatcatcatcatcatcatctctcattctcctttatcttttataaATACACATAACTCAACGACAAAATGGCTGCTACTACTTCAAATCCTAAAGATAGAAATTTATTGGCTGTGATAGGAGATGAGGTATGTCTATAGcaaaatcatcaatgtcTGATTATATCTATTCTTTATTCCGCTAATATCAAACGCAATTCAAATAGGATTCCGTAACTGGTTTATTATTAGCTGGTATAGGTCATGTtgaccaaaatcaaaagaagaacttCTTGATTGTCGATGCTAGTGAGTGAAGTCcagtcatcatcatttcctaTAATAGTCATGTTCCTCCATTCCAGGAAATACATACATGAAGTCGTATATGTAACCAAACTAAATCTTAATCATTATGCGACATAACAGAAACCCAAACAAGTGTGATAGAATCTGCTTTTCAAGATTTCACAGAACGTAAAGACGTAGCTATATTACTTATAAATCAACATGTATGTAATTCATTCACCTATCCACCTCACTCTGGATAAACTCATAGACTTTAATCGTAATACATGGTCCAAGCTCTATTTAATTAACCGTTTAAACGTTCATAGGTGGCCGAAAAGATAAGACCGACAGTAGATCGATATCAAGCTGCTTTTCCTGCTTTATTGGAAATTCCAAGTAAAGAACATCCTTATGGTAAGTGTTATTCAAATACGTCGTTTTTACTTTATTTATCAAGGAGGATATCAGGGTGAAATAGAAATTGGGTATATCGAAATCTTGAGACGGAAGATCAGTTCAACAACTACATCTCGAGGGTAGCGGTGAACCTCAGGCTCTCACCAAGACAAGAAAGTGTTTTGCTTACCTAGGGAGATTGAATGGGAGGAGGGCTAGAATAATAGCTCGGAGCAGATCACTGATTTCAGAAATATTGCTGCTAAGAATTGGATATTCATGTTAGAGATTATATCACTCATTGCAATCAGACCAGATAAGCTAACTCGTTTCATTGCTATTTTGATGATAGATCCCGCCAAGGATTCAGTTTTAAAACGAGTACAAAAACTACGAGGAGattaaattcttcttttcaccttgtatagattttttccttctttccaacAACCGCAAAATACCCTTCTCTCTATTTTCTATCACATCCTTTCCAATCATTTGTATCAATAAATGCAACCTATGCATAGATATCTTATCATCTATACAGCTTCATAGAAAGTTGAGCCCACCTTGAATGCCACTTGTAAGATGCACGTGGATGATTGTCGCTTAAGGCCGGTAGCGCGTATAGGGGTTAAGGAATAAGGTTAAATGGGTGTACGATATAATAAAGTAGAATGGGGGAAAGTAGTGACGTTTTGTTAGtgtatttgtatatttgtatttacACTGTAATGTAAATCCGGTTACAGCTACTAAGAGtaaaatatcatatcatttatcatattGGCTCATCACTTGGCCCATCTTTCATATCATTTAGTATTTGACCATCTTACTGCTGTCAAACATACCATTCGTAGACCATATCACCTCGAGATACCCAACTCAACAGCCTCACGTCGGTCTGATAAGTTTGCATAGCTGGCAGCTGAAAACCGATCAAACCAGTATTCTAATATCGCCTTTATCGGCGCGTCctataatcatcatatttaatCTCTCGTAACCTTACACAACATGTCTATAAACTCTCCAGCACCTGTTTTACAGCCTATGATGAATGAAGAACCAACTACACCTACTCCGGCAGCGATACCGAATGACAGTACAACGAATATAATACCGGAACTACCGGCACCAAGAAAAACCTCTTCTCCgttatcttcaccatcttcctCAGCTCGTGGGAACAACCTATCGAGACACCTAGGAAATACAGAAGGTAacgaagatggtgaattaggtgttgatgatatacaaGGGGAAATGAGAAGTCCAGCTACAAGTTCAACATTACCATTAacggatgaagaagatgaaataggCGATGAGGATAGTGAattaacagaagaagaagaggaagaggaagaacaTGACGGTATACCACAACAGCAGAACCATCACGATGACATTGATGATAGcgatgatagtgatgaaaACGAAGAGGAAATGAATGGTAATATAGGTAAAATCAGACAACCTATATTTCCAACTTCTAGGTAAGTCTAAGAGAAATTTCCTCTTTCCTCGCTTCTTCCCCTAAACTCAAATTGCTAATCTTGCCGATCGATTGACAAAATAGAGGAGGCTCGCAGGCTTCAACAGCATCTTTGACACCACCGCCAagtgataaatcaatattatcttcaccacAAGAATCACCTAAACCCTTACTCCAGCCTCAGATAGCAGTTGCAGACATAGACAATGACGCAAATgtagatgctgaagaagcgaatgaagaagaagatggcgATATAACCATGAGAGCTGATCCTCTCAACGATTTagaagatggagaaagaGAGACCCAATCTTTAGACGACAAGAAAGGTATACTAGAAGGAGTCGCGGACGAAAACTTAGAAGAGCAAGATCAGAAATCAGAAGCCAATAATGACAATGCTTTTCAAGAGGATTCTACAGAAGATCCATCTCCAGCGGAAGACGAGATAGGGCAAGAGGATGATGTCGACGATGAGGAGAATGAAGAACAGCCTATGGGAGAGAAAATCGTtatcgatgaagatgaggttGATGTGGAACCCATGGTAGAAATCGCAGTAGCAGTCGAAGAACCTCAAATTATGGAACACGAGGATACCAACAACCCACCTGCGGAAGAGgagattgatgaaggtgaacaagaacaagaggAGGTTGAGGATCGTGAGGTTGCCGGTAAGCCCAATACATAGCTTTTCTAGTCGAGATATATACGAAACTGATGAGAAAATGTGAATAAAATATAGATTTACCAGCATATCTGACTGTACCAACTCACGGAAAATCCTCTCATTCGACTCATGCACCACCGCCCACTTCAGCTTCGATGCGTGCGTTGGTAATGCTAGAACTGAAATTCGCTGCTCTGAGAGATAGGTTGTATATTGAGAGAATGGAAGAAGCTGCTGCAGAAGAGGAAATGATCTTGAATGGTATGTacaatttttcatttcatcttacCAACAAGCATCATACTGACTGAATAATTGCTGTTTCGTTATATAGGTACTCATCCCGCTTTACAATATCTATATAAGACTTTAAGTagtagaagagaaaaattgCACGAGGTCGCTTCTCGTAGACATCAGCAGACGATAGGGGAATTGAAGCGTGTGAGGGAATCAGAGAAACACCTGATTTGGTCATCTTGGACCGTAAGTAAACCATGCGTTTTGAGgaaaaagataaatatgGTTGCGAAAATACTGATACGGTTTCATTGTGAAAATACAGGAAGATCGAGATAGATTGCATTGGGATGAATTTGAGCAGACTTGGTCCAAGAGACGTAGGTTGGCTAGGGagaaaaatgaaattgaGACACCTCGTATCGGTAAGTTCAATTCCTCATACAAATAAACATACTATTACGCCTGCACAGTGATATGACTGATCTCCGATGTCAATCGCAGTGAAACCCGTCCCTAAAGTTGGTCAACCATCGACAATTAGAGCATTTGACTGGACTGCTGGGGCTACTCCTAATCAGCTGAATAGGGACGATGTGATAAATGATTTAACTTTGATGGAGGTGGGTCGCTATACTTCAATCGTGTCATCCAAGCATGTCTGAGAAATCTCTTATCATGTGATGAAATTTTTGCCAACGTGGTGTTTCTCCTCCTCAAGCAGACTACCAAATTTGTAAGGAAGACAATTCGCTGACTAAAGACTTATATTTACAGCAAAACCGTCGACAGTATCAAACAAACCGTCATAACTCGCCAGCAATGTTTTCGTCGCAGTATCATAATGCAGGACAGTCGTCGCAAGGTTTGAAAGGAGCTACAATTTATTCGTACCCACAGACACAACAAGCACATGAACTTCCTCAACCTCGACAGAATATCGTAACCCAGCAGCAAAACCACTCCCAATCCGCTCAGCAGCAACAAACCCATAGTCAGCAGCAACATACCCCTATCAATTCCCATACCACTTATCCACCCCGCATAGTAAATGCAGCTGGTGTTAAACCTTATCCACCTTCCCAACAGTCGACAGCCCCTCAGATTCAGAATCAAAGTCAAAACCAGCTTCAAAATCAGACTCAGCCTGTTCAGCGGCGAGAAGGTAGAACAGTTCCGACCACATCAGACTTTTTCACTGGTGGAC encodes:
- a CDS encoding V-type ATPase, F subunit, coding for MAATTSNPKDRNLLAVIGDEDSVTGLLLAGIGHVDQNQKKNFLIVDAKTQTSVIESAFQDFTERKDVAILLINQHVAEKIRPTVDRYQAAFPALLEIPSKEHPYDPAKDSVLKRVQKLRGD